In the Arachis ipaensis cultivar K30076 chromosome B04, Araip1.1, whole genome shotgun sequence genome, NNNNNNNNNNNNNNNNNNNNNNNNNNNNNNNNNNNNNNNNNNNNNNNNNNNNNNNNNNNNNNNNNNNNNNNNNNNNNNNNNNNNNNNNNNNNNNNNNNNNNNNNNNNNNNNNNNNNNNNNNNNNNNNNNNNNNNNNNNNNNNNNNNNNNNNNNNNNNNNNNNNNNNNNNNNNNNNNNNNNNNNNNNNNNNNNNNNNNNNNNNNNNNNNNNNNNNNNNNNNNNNNNNNNNNNNNNNNNNNNNNNNNNNNNNNNNNNNNNNNNNNNNNNNNNNNNNNNNNNNNNNNNNNNNNNNNNNNNNNNNNNNNNNNNTTACAACTTAAAAACTTTTTTTGTTATACTTAATAGTAAATAGTGATAAGTAACAGTTTTTTTCCTAATacatttaataataaattaactaAAATAGTCAACTTTTCTTTGTCGTGATAGCCACGTAATTGTAGGCGtgattttttccttttcttctggAAATTGTAGGCATTATATCTATAcaataataaagaaaaatgatattttatactatcttttgatataatttaaaGTNNNNNNNNNNNNNNNNNNtaaaaataattttttattcaatttttgaaaaagaaaaaaaaataaaaaaataagtaatttttattttttaaacaattaatataataaaaatgaatataaaaattaaaataatatattattaaattttaaagtttACTAAAAACTAAAAGGAAGAAGTACACCTAAAAATTCGCACGCTGGACACGATTACACTTTAATCATTTAATGAGTCACACGTGCACACCATTTATACACTCCGGCAGACACATTTACCCTTCCGACCATCGACATGTGGCGGCGTTAAATGATTGAAGTGTAATTGTGACCAGCGTGTGAACTTTCAAATGTATTTTTGTCCATTCTTTCTAAACAAAATAAACACGAAAAATACTGTATTCGCCTTAGTGTATAAATAGTGTGCACGCGTGACTCATTAAATGATTGAAGTATAATCGTGTCCAGCGTGTGAACTTTCAGGTGTACTTTTGTCCCTTCTTTCAAACTAAAATTTAAAGGACAAAAAACATTTTCGTTATTTTAAAGTGCAACGCATACCCAAATAGTAGCTTGCCACTCGGCACCTCTGGTAATAAAGACAAGACCAAATCCGCATGAAACTCCTGTCCAGCTGGTATTTATTATTTAACACGCCACTCATTATTTGCTCGCCTCCAATTTTCGTTCACATTTATGATATATAAAATCTATATAATTAATCATTTAATAAGTAAACACACGCTTTTAGCGATCCTTAACCTTAACTGAGCTTGTTATCAGTCATTTACAGCTAGGTTACGTTTTGCTGTCTTGGTTTGCCCAAAGGTTTTAAAAGCCAAGTATATCACGAGTCATACTTTGAAGCTAAGAGTAGTTGAACACAATGACCACATTGACATATACTTACTTGACAAGTAGTACTAAATAATTGCTTTTTGAGTTGCTGATGCAACATGGTTTATCAAACAATTCCCAACTAGCTATCTATATGATGTGGATGTCCCAATCAATTTGATTGATTAAACTTATGGGAATTTTAATACTAAATAAGTCATAAAAATGATTTAATTCTTTATTATATATTGTATATTTATCATTTAGTTTNNNNNNNNNNNNNNNNNNNNNNNNNNNNNNNNNNNNNNNNNNNNNNNNNNNNNNNNNNNNNNNNNNNNNNNNNNNNNNNNNNNNNNNNNNNNNNNNNNNNNNNNNNNNNNNNNNNNNNNNNNNNNNNNNNNNNNNNNNNNNNNNNNNNNNNNNNNNNNNNNNNNNNNNNNNNNNNtttataaaaaaaaaatccaaaaaaaaaaaaaaaaactataaagaATAAAAATGAGCCCAACAGAAATTATTATTAGTATCATTTTTTCtttgtaatttttcttttatagaattaATTCTTTTCTAACTCTCTTTGATTTGATTAATTCTCTCTCTATTTATCTCTTATCACATTAATTCTTTCTTATTACATAGGGGTGAGCATGGGTAACGGGTATCAgattaaattggttctggaacCAACAGGTAATTGGTTCTGGAACCAACAGGTAATTGGGTCCAATTCGAATCAAACTGATGACTTTTGTTAGTGATTAGTTCGGGTATCGATTTTAGAGGTGTGGAACCCGAACCAACCCacgaacccgatcatatattaattaaataaaaaaatatatatgacttttttATTAAACaatgattatttattattaatatgtttggattttaatgagtttagtttttaatgtatttggtgtttaacatgattagattatttctattaatgttacatgtttattgtacttgttgaatttttaaaataaaaatttagtttttttttatgaattttaaagtCATCGAGTACCCAattatccgaaccaaaccaatccATCTTTAATCGGTTTAGTTTAGTTTGGATACATgtacaaaaaaaattacaaatcaaaaccaaaccaaaccaattacatTTTGATGGATTTGGTTCTAATtttacccgtgctcaccccttcTATTTCATGTTCTTCCCCTTTCAAAAACCTTACTTCACAACATCACACTATATAATAATTAGATTTTATAGATAAAAttgtttgaattttaattatttaagatgCTAGCTGGtccagaagaaaaaaaaaggtttaaATGTGATGCTATCAAAAACCATAGCTAACACATTAAAAAATTGAAGAGAACATGTGAGGAGCTTGAAACAGAAGCAAATTCATGATAGGAGTATAGAAACATTTTCGATTTTTATGTGTTCAAGTTCATCAACACCTGATTGTTCATACAGAAAAATCCAAGGCTATGGAAGATGAAAGAGGATCACTGTTACCGAAAAACAACGAGAGTGGTTTCTACGTGACCTACGATGGAGCTGAGTTAAGAAGCTTCAGGTCATACCTGAGATGGGTGTACGTGGACCAATCAAACGCATGCAAGAGCACTGTGTCTTGGTCCATATTCATCTTCTTGGCCTTGGTTGTTCCTATTTGTTCTCACTTCCTTCTAGATTGTTCTGACACGTGCGACTCCGATCACACTCGACCCTATCACGTGCCGGTTCAGATCTCTCTCTCGGTCTTTGCCACGCTCTCTTTCCTCTGCCTCTCCGGTTGGGATCGCAGATATGGTTTCAGGAAGTTCCTCTTTCTTGATAAGGTTGGTGACGAGAGCCTCAAGATTCAACGAGCATATGCAGAACAGATGAAGGTTTGTGCTTTCACTAACTCTGATTTTCTTTCTCCAATTTCAATTTGAACTTCAACTTGTTGCCTAGTAATTTTACCAGTACAACTATGCAAGTAACTGTAAAGTTTCAATAGTCTTTGGTGTATGAACAGTGTTAGTTATTGAGTTACCTTGATCTCTCAAGTCTTAACAAATGATCTTGGACtatgtatttttatatatatacttatattATTTCACATATTTTTAAAGTCAATTTTATACGTATGACTGAGTTTTGGTCTATTTATAGTATGGTCAGGTTAATCAGTTTCCTAGATACAAGCCAAAAAGTGAGAATTTTACTTTGATGGCGTTGGTTACATTAGAATTAGTGTAATAAACCTAAACTCAATTATAGATTCGGGGACCTAAATTTGTAAAAATTTTAGATGTTAGCTTGAGAGTTTAATAATCTTGGTAATAAGTTTGTTTTCGGACGGAGATTTGAGGCAATGGTTAGACTACCTATAATATACTTTTTAGATAGAGTCATTTTTCGTACTCTGTACTAACACGAGATACTTGTGCACTGAGCGGTCCTTCTTAATAAGTGTGTTCTTGGTTAGAACTCAAAAAAGAATATACCAACGAAAAAAGAAGTACTAAACAAGAGATATGGATTATTTTTAGTTCCTTCACTTCTGTGTAAAAAGAATAAGGACAAGGTGGAGTTCATTGTGGGGTTATGAATTGGATTCCTTTGCCTCTAATTTGCAACCAAACAAAGGAGCATGATCAATTGATCATTATGCTTTTCAAAATAACCCCAAGAAAAATGTGTCTGCTTCTCAGTGATAGTCTTGGTCAATGATTTGTTTTGTTTGTGAGACGAATATCGACTCACATCAATGGAATTCCATGTGAAAATAATTTGTTCTAGAATAGTTTTATATAATAATTGAACATTTGACATTGGAAAAACAGATAAATGCATCTGATTGAGGGAGAAACCACTTATTCTATTGTGTTTGTGTAGTGAAATAACTTCCCTTCTTTTGTTTGCAGAGAACCAATATTCTTATCTTGCGTTGGGGGCTTCCTTGTTTTATAGCTGAATTTGCTTACAAGATATGGTGGTATGCTTCAGGAGGATCCGGAATTCCATATTATGGGAATGTATACTTAAGTAGCATCATTTTGTGCACACTGGAGCTATGTTCTTGGATTTATAGAACTTCCATTTTCTTCTTGGTGTGTGTCCTCTTTCGGCTTATATGCTACCTTCAAATATTCAGACTAGATGACTTCGCCCAAGTTTTCCAAAGAGAAAGCGAGGTGGCATTCATCTTGATAGAGCACCTGAGAATAAGGAGGAATCTGCGGATTATCAGCCATCGCTTCCGGGTTTTCATTTTAGCTTCTTTAATTTTGGTTACAGCAAGCCAGCTCATTTTCCTGCTTATGGCTACAAGACCAAATGCTGATCTTGACATCCTCAGAGGTGGAGAGCTCGCAGTAAAGTTTCTTTCAATGTGATTTTGCGActgaaaatgaaaatataaaaaccAAATAGGCCTGAGTTTTCCTATGATTTTTATCAAAATGTTAAACTTTCTCAAGCATTAGATACTTACAACAGAAGGATTGTGTGTTGAATCTGATGTTGCAGTTAGTTGCCATTACCTTGGTGAGTGGACTTTACATACTCTTGCGAAGCGCGACCAAGATCACACATAAGGCACAAGCCAGTACAAGCCTTGCTGCTAAGTGGCATATATGTGCCACAGTAAACTCTTTTGACAACATTGAGGGAGAGACGCCAAGAGTACCGACACCTTTGGCCCAAGATATCGCTGCCCATATTAGCTGGGGATCGTCTGATGATGATGTTGGGGATGAGGAGGATGAGTTGGATAACACCAAAATGATGCCAATTCATACACAGACAATCTCATTCCATAAGAGACAAGCTCTTGGTAAATGACTATTTTGTTGCTTCTATTCATTCTTCTTAGACTAAGTTACTAGTTTGGTTATTCTTGTTATGGTAAATCACCTGTCCAATTGTGTTTTGGTCCTGAATTACTTTGattttttacattttttgcaGTAACATACATGGAGAACAATAGAGCAGGAATCACTGTGTTTGGATTCATGCTTGACAGAACATGGCTCCACTCAATTTTTGCAATTCAATTGGCTCTATGCCTTTGGCTACTTAACAAGACAGTTGGTGTTTAGAGACAGAGAGAAAAACTGCCTTGATCTTCCTACCTTGTTCACTATGTGTTTTGTAATGTACTAATTAATGTATAATATTATCTTAAAGTGATTAGTTCATTTGGATCTGATAGTTCTGGTTATGAACTTTATGATCAACGAAATGGTAAATGATATATGAGTTTGCTCCACAAGTTACAGAAACTAGTGTTAATGATGAGTAACATTGTTGAGTTCAAAGGTGTTGACTAGTTCCACAAATAATCCACTTCTTGCAATCCAAtttcttgaaaaactcacattcATTTAAGTTGAAATTTTGTACTGTTATACATCAATATTAAACCAATTAAATGGTAGGTCCTGTGATGTTTTCTTTTTGCCAACTAGTATCTATCATCAAATAATGTGTTAGAAAAAATCAACAAGATATATACACACATAAATATGAAATCCACATGGAGTAACCGGAAGGAATGTCTAGTTTGTGGAAATAAAATTGTGACAAGGAGAATGTTGTTGTGGAGAGCAGAACAAAACTCAAAGCAATGTCATTCATTGGCtttcaaaacaaaaacatataagAGAAGCTTTGTAACCATCGATGTTTTGTGTTGATTGGCCTCAAGTTATCAATAATCAGAGACTAATGGCACTACTGTTACCCTAAGTTCTCAGCTATTAAAGAAAGGGTCATGTTCTTCCAGAAACACTGACAAACTacatattattctctttctaGCTAACAATATGGCTGTAAGTTCTCCTACTCATACTCTCTCAGATTATAATCTCTCATAATTAGGAATAGGAATTAAACAAGAAAACAATTTGGTTTTGACCTCTAATCATTTGTTCCCTAATTTGTTATAATatctttataataataattttagagtTGATTTTCCTATTAAATTTTGTAGTTATTTCCTGATTTAATTTGGATAAGATTTTCAGTACCATTTATAAATAGAATTTTTATCACATCAAATTATATTCAGATCAATATAATCTTCATCTGATGATGCTTTTGCTAATGGCTGATCCAAAGCAGAGAAAGAGGTGTTGTCATGATAAATCCAAATGATCCAATGCAAAATCCAGAGGCCTTCAACACTTCTTCTCACACTCACAGGAGTAAGGGAAGTCATTAAGTCAAAGCTTCATTTCAGAATCTGGAAGAGAAAGAAGCCATGGTGATCACAACAAGAGCCATAGTAGCTTCTCTTCTTCAAGTCATCGTAGACACAGAAGTGGAAGCCATTCCTTCAATGGCCCTCATATGGTAATAATATTATTTGTTAAATCATCTTGTAATGCATTGCCTTTAACATAATAAGAAAACATTTCAAGTGTACTGGGATTACCAGTgctccagttgttttaaccgttgatccaaattataaaaaatatatataatatatattaattgaaattaacggTTAAACTAACTGGTGCACCGGTACTCTCcgtgcacttgaaatgtttccaaTATTTTATATGATACCATTAGATCCGTCGAAATGAATTGCGGACTAGTCATATTATGTTTGATCGTAATAACTAATAAGTGAACTATTCTGACTCGGCCTTCTTTTTTGTAAATGAAAAATACAAAATCTCTTTTTATTGTAATATTAGTTTTTTaactattcttttattttacatattttaGTATAAATATATAAATGTAAGATAAAAATTCTTGACTTATATGGAATGTGCTTTGTGGGACAGAATCATGAACAATAATACCCAGATTTGGTGATTGGGATGTGATTATGTGAAGGGAGGGTTACACTGCTATATTTAgtagaattcaaaatgaaaagaaaataagggAAGGTTTTATGCTGATTTATTTCCATTTGCACGGCTAAACATGGATATACGTGACATAATCTTTGCAGTACTGTTGCTGTTTGTTTTGAAGCGAAAGCAAATGAACATGGAATCATTGCTGTTTACTTTGGTCCAAAGGAGACTTGAATTTAACATATGAAGTAtcgtctaatttaaattatacttaattttttttattattactgaGTTATAGAACTCTTAAGTTTTAATAGTTATGTGATTCATTATATTGGACCACTTGTTGAATTTgattatggaaaagtatagataaataatttttaaccaAATTTTAAACCAttgtaattaataattattaattatagaatacaatttaaaaatatttgttgactTGTTATTGACTATACTTCTATTGACTATTCTTTTATTTAATGTACTACTTTTGTTTATTATTGCATAATTTAACACTATCAAGTATCAATATATTAACttaagagaaaaggataaataagTCCTTGACTTTTTACCCCACAGATATTTTCGAATACTTTTAAATCTCCGACCTTCACAAATCTTGGACGGATGAGTCCCTCCGTCCAATTGCCTCCGTCAGACCCAACGGAAAAGTCTGACGTGGCTCCGTTCTGATGACGTGGCATGACAGGTTGACACGTGGACTGTTGACTGAAAAGATACTTTCAAAAATTGGACAAATAAGTTCCTGTACCTAAAAACTACGTCGTTCTTCAATGGCCCTCATCCTTAAATTGATTGCGTTTCTTTCTGGAGTCTAGTGGTGAGGAGCTCTACCTGCGTCAACCATGGCTGCTAATGGAGCATCATCAACGTCAAGAAGAAGCCGCAGGGGAGTAAGAGAAGAAAATTCTGCTTCAATCTCAGATCCTTGTGTTGTGCAAGACGGAGACCTGAAGGACGATGTCGCCTCGAGATGCTTTTGTGGAGTTTATGCAATAATGTATATGTCGAGGACGATTAGCAACCCAAACAGAGTCTTTTTGGGTTGCCCATTCTATAAGGTAAGATAAAAAATTTGGGGATTTTGTTCTGAAATGGTTTTATATAGTACATAAATTTGAGAATTTTGACAGGAAAAACAACCGCATTGCAAGTTTTTTGTTCGGGTCGATGAGCATCTTGCTAgaattgaaaagcgtagcctttggccTTGGTATAGGCCTTGGTGCAGAAAaacgtagcctttgagaatagacaACGCCAGAACAAACATCCCCCACTAAAATGTCTCCGTAGCTTGAAAAGCGTAGTCTTAATCTAAgacatcattttttttttacttttgactgCACTTTTTAAATGTATCTGAATatatgtttttcttgtagtgaatcaattactttaattttaattacagtATATTTTATGTATCTATGAAGAGTAAGGATCCGttgttaaattcaaaattttattttgctCATCCTAATGCCTAAGATGTTATACTTTAGATAAGAACTTAATTTCGCGTGATCCTTTCACTAGTTAGTTAAGAAACAAATCCTTCTTGAGGTAAATATTTTCTAATATTCTTTTCACATTGAGTAACGGCATGTCGCCATCCAACATTGTcataataattaatcaataaaagaaattatgaatgaaattGGTGTACGATGTAAaaagtatatatgtatatatatagttaaaatttttgtatatgaataattttaatgtaaaatacaaaaatacacatagagtaaataattatttctaatacCCAAGATTATAATAATTTAGTTGAActtagttattaaatattttatttaattatagaaCCTAATTCTTcttaatattataaataaattgaTTAGTTATATGGGTCAATCATTAATTGATTAGTTATATATATTTAAGTTCATTTTATATTTATccaataaaaagtaaaaactatAACTCCACTTATCTTACTCGTATGGATATGTATTAATTGTACACCTATTTAAGTGTGTAACTATTAGTATCTTTAAATTAAGACCTAAGATGTTATACTTTAGATAAGAACTTAATTTGCGTGATCCTTTCACTAGTTAGTTATTCTTTTCACATTGAGTAACAGTATGTCGTCATCCAACATTGTcataataattaatcaataaaagaaattataattgaaattgGTATACGAATGTAAAAgtatatatgtacatatatagCTAAAATTTTTGTATATGGATAATTTTAatgtaaaatacaaaaatatttgattattttattatttatattgttgTTTTGATAANNNNNNNNNNNNNNNNNNNNNNNNNNNNNNNNNNNNNNNNNNNNNNNNNNNNNNNNNNNNNNNNNNNNNNNNNNNNNNNNNNNNNNNNNNNNNNNNNNNNNNNNNNNNNNNNNNNNNNNNNNNNNNNNNNNCGAATGGACATGTATTAATTGTACACCTATTTAAGTGTGCAACTATTAGTATCTTTAAATTAATTATGAACTTTCTtcaaattttattcattttattttttcactttaaaatttaaaatatatgtaaaatataagtaattttaacggtagaatTATCATCACCCTTCCTTAAAAATGaacccaaaaaaaataataacagggAAGCCCTCgttataatataaaattttataagtTTCAGCCTATCTTGCATTTGTATACGATTAAAAAAAATTGCTGACATGTATTTAGGATAAGGATATTGGAAGAGAAACAACTTTTACATTTATTTTAACGCGCTAATTAGAAAcaacttttattttgatttacaaTGATACATTATACATATAGTTTGAAGTGTATGGATTGAAATGGAAAAAAttcatgaaaagaaaaatataaagtatatatataaaattagtaAATTAGTCAGTTAGTTATGTAATATGTATAtgctaatttaatttatttattaatagtGATAATTGTTGTTTAACAAATTATAAgaataaatttgaaaaaaatattacttGCAAATAATAATGAAGATAAATATTtacactattttttatttttatttNNNNNNNNNNNNNNNNNNNNNNNNNNNNNNNNNNNNNNNNNNNNNNNNNNNNNNNNNNNNNNNNNNNTAAATACTCAATATTTTATGAACCTTTAAAATTTAATAagaaacttaattttaaaatgtaAGAGATAATTTTgatattcaaaaattttattttaaatattacaaTCAAGATCCTATATATAAAGGCATCCATGCATATGTTTGTGAGACTTGAATAATGTattagaaagaaagagaagatgtTAGAGGGAAAGATGAGTAATAATAGTAAAGATGAAATTATATATTCATATATTAACTTTGTACATGATAATTAATGCTGATATGAAGCTAAAggaattaaactaaactaaaaatgAAATTTATTCATCTATATATTAACTATGTCACGATAATACTCATGTAGCTTAAAGAAATTAAAGATGAATGGAATTCTATTAACCATGTACAAACTATAATCTAATTAAACTAATAGCTATatagtaattttaattattaCAATCACATATGAACTTGTGTAAAAGTTGGCATGCAAAACATGCAACCTTAGCAGGGCGTGGCACTTTGCCCGTCTTGTCACAAGCTTTAGAACCAAATTTCAAAGCTTGACAATTGGTGATTGGGATGTGAATGGAGGGTTACACTGTTATATTtggctaaaaaattttgatatggaaGTAAAATAAGTGATATATTTTAATATggtaattttttgtgttttttaaaattgtgggagtacacaaatcggacttTCCGGTTTGtgtttaaaaaagtaaaaaaaattcagagtacacaaatcggagagtccgatttgtgttaaaaaaattgaaaaaactaaGAGTACATAAATCGGACCATGCgagttgtttgattttaaaattttgcttaAAAAATCGCATGGTCCGACTTATGGTTGGACAAATACGAATTTCGGAAACTAAAAAACGGACCTCCGAATTGTTTGTTGTTGTCAATTTTTTCATAAAATAGAATCATTGCTGTTTACTTTAGTCCAGAGGAGAGTTGAATTTAACATATGAAGTATCGTGTAATTTAAATTAtacttgattttttttattattactgtAGTTATAGAACTCTTAAGTTTTAATAGTTATCTGATTCATTATATTGGACCACTTGCTGAATTTGATTATGGAAAAAGTatagataaataatttttaaccaAATTTTAAACAATACtcgcaacttcttaattgagtatgaagagtctatgccatttgagctataactcatcgGCACCAAATTTTAAACAAttgtaattaataattattaattttatattatgttattggaaaaatacagataaataattattaaatagttaattttaaataattactaattaataataattaattagtatagattacaatttaaaaatatttgttgactTGTTATTCACTATACTTCCATTGACTATTCCTTTATTTAATGTACTATTTTTGTTTATTGTTGCATAATTTATCACTATCAAGTATCAATATATTAACTtaagagaaaatgataaataggTCCTTGACTTTTTGTCCCGCAGATATTTTCGTCCCTGAgtatttgaaaatacttttaaatctcGACCTTCACAAATCTTGGACGGATGAGTCCCTCAGTCCAATTGTCTCCGTCAAACTCAACGGAAAAGTCTGACGTGGCTCCCGGTCTGATGACGTGGCATGACGGGTTGACACGTGGACTGTTGACCGGAAAGATACTTTCAAAAATTGGACAACTAAGTTCTTGTACCTAAAAGCTACGTCGTTCTTCTTTGGCCCTCATCCTTAAATTGATTGCGTTTCTTTCTGGAGGCTAGTGGTGAGGAGCTCTACCTGCGTCAACCATGGCTGCTAATGGAGCATCATCAACGTCAAGAAGAAGCCACAGGGGAGTAAGAGAAGAAAATTCTGCTTCAATCTCAGATCCTTGTGTTGTGCAAGACGGAGACCTGAAGGACGATGTCGCCCGAGATGCTTCTGTGGAGTTTATGCAATAATGTATATGTCGAGGACGATTAGCAACCCAAACAGAGTCTTCTTGGGTTGCCCATTCTATAAGGTAAGATAAAAAATTTGGGAATTTTGTTCTGAAATGGTTTTATATAGTACATAAATTTGAGAATTTTGACAGAAAAAACAACCGCATTACAAGTTTTTCGTTTGGGTCGATGAACATcttgctataattgaaaacaatGGTTGCATCTTTGATAAAAGACCTCTGGTTGAGAAAGAGGTTGAAGTTGTTGAAGAGGATGAGGAATTTCATCATAGGATGGATGTTCTAGAGGAGAAGGTTACTACTCTAGAGAAGAAAAAAAACCCATTAGCTTGTGGTGTTGGTATAATTGTATGTGCTATTTTTGTTGCTTTTTATG is a window encoding:
- the LOC107638668 gene encoding uncharacterized protein LOC107638668, coding for MEDERGSLLPKNNESGFYVTYDGAELRSFRSYLRWVYVDQSNACKSTVSWSIFIFLALVVPICSHFLLDCSDTCDSDHTRPYHVPVQISLSVFATLSFLCLSGWDRRYGFRKFLFLDKVGDESLKIQRAYAEQMKRTNILILRWGLPCFIAEFAYKIWWYASGGSGIPYYGNVYLSSIILCTLELCSWIYRTSIFFLVCVLFRLICYLQIFRLDDFAQVFQRESEVAFILIEHLRIRRNLRIISHRFRVFILASLILVTASQLIFLLMATRPNADLDILRGGELALVAITLVSGLYILLRSATKITHKAQASTSLAAKWHICATVNSFDNIEGETPRVPTPLAQDIAAHISWGSSDDDVGDEEDELDNTKMMPIHTQTISFHKRQALVTYMENNRAGITVFGFMLDRTWLHSIFAIQLALCLWLLNKTVGV